One window of the Natrinema sp. CBA1119 genome contains the following:
- a CDS encoding recombinase RecA: MYDLADVLPDAELNPGTNVLVAGPPLTGKRRIAFDILASGANRGDGSIIVTTKDSADKVLESFDDRVDEGVEPDIGVVDCVTKQRGIGTIDDDPRIKYASSPVDMTGIGIKLSEYLQEFYETRGVTQNRVLLHSVSTLLMYSDLQTVFRFLHVFTGRIQSADALGVYVIDSTAHDDQTMNTLKQLFDAVIELEEAADGEEPTIRTAGLST, encoded by the coding sequence ATGTATGACCTCGCAGATGTCCTGCCGGACGCCGAACTCAATCCGGGGACGAACGTACTCGTCGCTGGCCCGCCACTGACTGGGAAACGACGGATCGCCTTCGATATCCTCGCGAGCGGCGCGAACCGCGGTGACGGCTCGATCATCGTCACCACGAAAGATAGCGCAGACAAGGTTCTCGAGAGCTTCGACGACCGCGTCGACGAGGGCGTCGAACCTGACATCGGCGTCGTCGACTGCGTAACGAAACAGCGCGGTATCGGAACTATCGACGACGATCCGCGGATCAAATACGCCTCCTCGCCAGTTGATATGACCGGCATCGGAATCAAACTCTCGGAGTACCTCCAGGAGTTCTACGAGACGCGAGGGGTCACCCAAAACCGCGTTCTGTTGCACTCCGTCTCGACGCTGCTGATGTACTCCGATCTGCAGACCGTCTTCCGGTTCCTCCACGTCTTCACGGGTCGAATCCAGAGTGCAGACGCGCTGGGTGTCTACGTCATCGATTCGACGGCTCACGACGACCAGACGATGAACACGCTCAAACAGCTGTTCGACGCCGTCATCGAACTCGAGGAAGCGGCCGACGGCGAGGAGCCCACGATTCGGACGGCCGGGCTTTCGACGTAG
- a CDS encoding CoA-binding protein — protein MPVKSADELETILGYDAIGVVGCSSTPGKAAHDVPKYLLEHGYDVIPVNPFADEIFGREVYDSLADVEEEIDVVCIFRPSDEVSEIVDAALERDDVRVIWTQQGIRDDEAAARAETDGRTVVQDQCMKVQHRRLMA, from the coding sequence ATGCCAGTCAAATCCGCGGACGAACTCGAGACGATTCTCGGATACGACGCGATCGGCGTCGTCGGCTGCTCGAGCACGCCCGGGAAGGCGGCCCACGACGTACCGAAGTACCTGCTCGAGCACGGCTACGACGTGATTCCGGTCAACCCTTTCGCGGACGAAATATTCGGCCGCGAGGTGTACGACTCCCTCGCGGACGTCGAGGAGGAGATCGATGTCGTCTGTATTTTCCGCCCGAGCGACGAGGTGAGCGAGATCGTCGACGCAGCCCTCGAGCGCGACGACGTGCGAGTCATCTGGACCCAGCAGGGCATTCGCGACGACGAGGCGGCGGCCCGCGCTGAGACCGACGGTCGAACCGTCGTCCAGGATCAATGCATGAAGGTCCAGCATCGACGGTTGATGGCCTGA
- a CDS encoding CDC48 family AAA ATPase, which translates to MRLRVKPLKRKDAGSGLAAIDRETMAELGVSSGEFVALEGPEGRVVARVWPGRSEDTGRGIVRIDGQLRQAAGVRIDDAVDVEAADVEPAERVTLALPENVRIQGDVGSYLKDKLSERAVSPGDTFSLSLGFGLLSTRSGRRLPVTVVDTEPSGSVVVGGETEVAVTERDADELSVEATGPLEAGDDADGQPPDVTYEDVGGLDDELEQVREMIELPMRHPELFRALGIEPPKGVLLHGPPGTGKTLIARAVASEIDAHFQTISGPEIMSKYYGESEEQLRDVFEEAAENEPSIVFIDELDSIAPKREDVQGDVERRVVAQLLSLMDGLEQRGEITVIGTTNRIDAIDPALRRPGRFDREIEIGVPDAAGREEILQIHTRSMPLAEDVDLERYAESTHGFVGADLENLAKEAAMTAMRRVRPELDLDEDEIDAQALEAIGIAEADFKSAMRGIEPSAMREVFVEVPDISWEDVGGLEEAKERLRESVQWPMEHADAYERVALEPAKGVLLHGPPGTGKTLLAKAVANESQSNFISVKGPELFDKYVGESEKGVREVFSKARENAPTIVFFDEIDAIASERGSGVGDSNVGERVVSQLLTELDGLEALEDVVVIAASNRPELIDEALLRPGRLDRHVEVGDPDEDARREIFEIHTRERPLADDVDLDDLAARTEGYTGADVEAVCREAATIAVREHVHAEATGEERDVEAIELTSEHFERALEAVSPEPAGEFGATTEEFDDAFEGAEAE; encoded by the coding sequence ATGCGACTCCGAGTGAAACCGCTCAAACGGAAGGACGCAGGCAGCGGTCTGGCCGCTATCGACCGCGAGACGATGGCCGAACTCGGCGTCTCGAGCGGCGAGTTCGTCGCGCTCGAGGGGCCGGAGGGGCGCGTCGTCGCGCGCGTCTGGCCGGGCCGCAGCGAGGACACCGGACGGGGTATCGTCCGCATCGACGGCCAGCTCCGACAGGCCGCGGGCGTCCGAATAGACGACGCGGTCGATGTCGAGGCCGCCGATGTCGAACCGGCCGAGCGGGTCACGCTCGCGCTGCCCGAAAACGTCCGGATTCAGGGCGATGTCGGCTCGTATCTCAAGGACAAGCTCTCCGAACGGGCCGTCAGCCCCGGCGACACCTTCTCGTTGTCGCTGGGCTTCGGGCTCCTCTCGACGCGCTCCGGCCGGCGGCTCCCGGTCACCGTCGTCGACACCGAACCGAGCGGCTCCGTCGTCGTCGGCGGCGAGACCGAGGTCGCGGTGACCGAGCGCGACGCCGACGAACTCTCGGTCGAAGCGACCGGCCCGCTCGAGGCCGGCGATGACGCCGACGGCCAGCCGCCGGATGTGACCTACGAGGACGTCGGCGGGCTCGACGACGAACTCGAGCAGGTCCGCGAGATGATCGAGCTGCCGATGCGCCACCCCGAGCTGTTCCGAGCGCTCGGCATCGAGCCGCCGAAGGGCGTCCTGCTGCACGGCCCACCGGGGACCGGAAAGACCCTGATCGCCCGCGCGGTGGCGAGCGAGATCGACGCTCACTTCCAGACGATCTCCGGCCCGGAGATCATGTCGAAGTACTACGGCGAGAGCGAGGAACAGCTCCGCGACGTCTTCGAGGAGGCCGCCGAGAACGAGCCATCGATCGTCTTCATCGACGAACTCGACTCCATCGCGCCCAAGCGCGAGGACGTCCAGGGCGACGTCGAGCGCCGCGTCGTCGCGCAGCTCCTCAGCTTGATGGACGGCCTCGAGCAGCGCGGCGAGATCACCGTCATCGGGACGACCAACCGGATCGACGCGATCGATCCCGCGCTTCGCCGGCCCGGCAGGTTCGACCGCGAGATCGAGATCGGTGTCCCCGACGCCGCGGGCCGCGAGGAGATCCTCCAGATCCACACCCGCAGCATGCCGCTGGCCGAGGATGTCGACCTCGAGCGCTACGCCGAGTCCACGCACGGCTTCGTCGGTGCCGACCTCGAGAACCTCGCGAAGGAGGCCGCGATGACCGCCATGCGGCGAGTGCGGCCCGAACTCGACCTCGACGAGGACGAGATCGACGCGCAGGCGCTCGAGGCCATCGGGATCGCGGAAGCCGATTTCAAGAGCGCAATGCGGGGGATCGAGCCCTCCGCGATGCGCGAGGTCTTCGTGGAGGTTCCCGACATCAGCTGGGAGGACGTCGGCGGGCTCGAGGAGGCCAAAGAGCGCCTGCGCGAGAGCGTCCAGTGGCCGATGGAACACGCCGACGCCTACGAGCGAGTCGCGCTCGAGCCCGCGAAGGGCGTCCTGTTACACGGCCCGCCGGGAACCGGCAAGACCCTGCTCGCCAAGGCCGTCGCCAACGAGTCCCAGTCGAACTTCATCTCGGTCAAGGGCCCCGAACTCTTCGACAAGTACGTCGGCGAGTCGGAGAAGGGCGTCCGCGAGGTCTTCAGCAAGGCCCGCGAGAACGCGCCGACCATCGTCTTCTTCGACGAGATCGACGCCATCGCGAGCGAGCGTGGCAGCGGCGTCGGCGACTCCAACGTCGGCGAGCGCGTCGTCTCCCAGCTCCTGACCGAACTCGACGGGCTCGAGGCGCTCGAGGACGTCGTCGTCATCGCGGCCTCGAACCGGCCCGAACTGATCGACGAGGCGCTCCTCCGACCGGGACGGCTCGATCGGCACGTCGAAGTCGGCGACCCCGACGAGGACGCCCGCCGCGAGATCTTCGAGATCCATACGCGGGAGCGCCCGCTCGCCGACGATGTCGATCTCGACGACCTCGCGGCCCGGACGGAGGGGTACACCGGGGCCGACGTCGAGGCCGTCTGCCGCGAGGCCGCGACGATCGCCGTCCGCGAACACGTCCACGCCGAAGCGACCGGGGAAGAGCGCGACGTCGAGGCGATCGAACTGACGAGCGAGCACTTCGAGCGAGCGCTCGAGGCGGTCTCACCCGAGCCGGCCGGCGAGTTCGGGGCGACGACGGAGGAGTTCGACGACGCGTTCGAGGGTGCCGAAGCGGAGTGA
- a CDS encoding Hsp20/alpha crystallin family protein yields MVRASPPSTWMQGLDLPSQLFGETGGSDYELYEEDDEFVLTIDMPGFETDEIDLAWDDGVLNIAAEHADENRGRKKTYHRRFRFPKTVDDEEIAAEYTNGVLEVRLPTAESTAQGKEIPLEG; encoded by the coding sequence ATGGTGCGAGCGAGCCCACCGAGCACGTGGATGCAAGGCCTCGACCTCCCGTCTCAGCTGTTCGGTGAGACCGGAGGCAGCGACTACGAACTGTACGAGGAGGACGACGAGTTCGTCCTCACGATCGACATGCCGGGCTTCGAGACCGACGAGATCGATCTGGCGTGGGACGACGGCGTCCTGAACATCGCCGCCGAACACGCCGACGAGAACCGCGGGCGCAAGAAGACCTACCACCGTCGGTTCCGGTTCCCCAAAACCGTCGACGACGAGGAGATCGCCGCCGAGTACACGAACGGCGTCCTCGAGGTCCGGCTACCGACCGCCGAGTCGACCGCCCAAGGGAAGGAGATCCCGCTCGAGGGCTGA
- a CDS encoding geranylgeranylglycerol-phosphate geranylgeranyltransferase: protein MTAGETGRGLLELTRPVNVIAAGVLTFIGSFVAGGVTEEPIAVAAAVGATALAVGAGNAINDYFDREIDRINQPERAIPRGAVSPRGALAFSVVLFAGAVVLALALPRLAIGIAIVNLLALIAYTEFFKGLPGLGNALVAYLVGSTFLFGAAAIEGGEIGPAVVLFVLAAIATLTREIIKDVEDLEGDREEGLRTLPIAIGERRALAIAALLLVAAVVASPIPYLREEFGVAYLLVVVPADAIMLVAAYESFEDPTAGQSHLKYGMFLAAVAFIVGRAALSMSLSL from the coding sequence ATGACAGCCGGGGAGACCGGTCGCGGGTTGCTCGAGTTGACGCGGCCGGTGAACGTGATCGCGGCGGGCGTGTTGACGTTCATCGGCTCGTTCGTCGCCGGCGGCGTGACCGAGGAGCCGATCGCGGTCGCCGCAGCAGTGGGTGCCACCGCGTTGGCGGTCGGTGCGGGGAACGCGATCAACGACTACTTCGATCGGGAGATCGACCGGATCAACCAACCCGAGCGGGCGATCCCCCGCGGTGCGGTGAGTCCGCGCGGCGCGCTGGCGTTCAGCGTCGTCCTCTTCGCCGGCGCGGTCGTCCTCGCGCTGGCACTGCCCCGGCTGGCGATCGGTATCGCGATCGTCAATCTCTTGGCGTTGATCGCGTACACCGAGTTCTTCAAGGGCCTTCCGGGACTGGGAAACGCGCTCGTCGCCTACCTCGTCGGCAGCACGTTCCTCTTCGGCGCGGCGGCGATCGAGGGGGGCGAAATCGGTCCAGCGGTCGTGCTCTTCGTGCTCGCGGCGATCGCGACGTTGACCCGGGAGATCATCAAGGATGTCGAAGACCTCGAGGGCGATCGCGAGGAGGGACTCCGCACGCTCCCGATCGCGATCGGGGAACGCAGGGCGCTCGCCATCGCGGCCCTCTTGCTCGTAGCGGCAGTCGTCGCCAGTCCGATACCGTACCTTCGCGAGGAGTTCGGGGTCGCGTATTTACTCGTCGTCGTCCCCGCAGACGCAATCATGCTCGTCGCCGCCTACGAGAGTTTCGAAGACCCGACCGCCGGCCAATCACATCTCAAGTATGGGATGTTTCTCGCTGCAGTGGCGTTTATCGTCGGTCGTGCTGCCCTCTCGATGTCACTGTCGCTATAG
- a CDS encoding VWA domain-containing protein has protein sequence MTNFTRDGDSDRRSVSRRRFVSTTAAAGVLATGRTAAQNDDDGGGGDGGGSAVNVGTTDTIENADEVRFDEAIPVGELAQLFIEFDTANHPVIGTDVQFQGVVLNTVASNEERTAVSANLEWDEFEWEGDRILSPLFEPMAWVSGGDVSLESSFYDEYQLVRLAGTADADQRFFDRYGSVPYVWGVVPATESVQPGTVVDVTGTVEYAGRDDSTVEFGASGVYLTVTSLVDRGQRTTISASTSSGDRASFLGTQIRTQPQLTTGLADLEYSYETEFPRPAGGSIVTHEGQVESTDYESGGIDTASMRTTGQRIVVGETRPGQWEAESGDSGDSEEPEFPNTVAVLDTSGSMDQRDTVSGDSRIAVAKQSARSLVNFVENGNKLGIVDFDYRATTTSSLESLDEDARGVMKDDIDRLSPSGGTSIGAGLREALDLLRGTTGPKSIILLSDGEHNEPPSPDSILPELKSLGVTIYTIGMGSSAGETLLERLADETGGQSAFRPEPGEIRQVFQQFSISVQNRSQITSERAELTEGDTASGSATVDGSCDEVQFSLSYPGSEITLQPETPAGEPLSEGDGVVHRVGETSEIWTVEEPETGDWSFTMTGEQLSRPEVATTEVSADSPIDADLFINDFHYEQTGMFRVELKATNGERRYTGGDVTLTATNGDETAEIALRDDRGGPDPVGNDGIYTGYFHPESTGEYTFSAAITGGEVADLQRDFTRRLQVDEVVDPIRPYREREPLSSDTSSTGLLERLEQYAPFVGIAAVGAILAKRYWLGGDDGAGTTAEIGAETDTGRDAEAGTHAETSTETGTDAEADIEAGTDAEADIEAGTDAEADTETGTDAETGIEVGDAERE, from the coding sequence ATGACTAATTTCACACGAGACGGCGACAGCGACAGACGTAGCGTTTCCCGACGGCGATTCGTTTCGACGACGGCCGCCGCCGGTGTACTCGCGACCGGACGCACGGCGGCACAGAATGACGATGACGGCGGGGGCGGGGACGGTGGCGGAAGCGCCGTCAACGTCGGAACCACCGACACAATCGAGAACGCCGACGAGGTCAGATTCGACGAGGCGATTCCCGTCGGCGAACTCGCGCAGTTGTTCATCGAGTTCGATACGGCCAATCATCCGGTCATCGGAACCGACGTTCAGTTTCAGGGGGTCGTCCTCAACACGGTGGCCTCGAACGAGGAACGAACCGCCGTCTCCGCCAATCTCGAGTGGGACGAGTTCGAGTGGGAGGGAGATCGCATACTCAGCCCGCTGTTCGAGCCGATGGCGTGGGTGAGCGGCGGCGACGTTTCGCTCGAGTCGTCGTTCTACGACGAGTATCAGCTGGTACGTCTCGCGGGAACCGCGGACGCGGATCAGCGCTTCTTCGATCGGTACGGATCCGTCCCCTACGTCTGGGGCGTCGTCCCCGCGACGGAGTCCGTTCAGCCCGGAACGGTGGTCGACGTGACCGGGACGGTCGAATACGCGGGGAGAGACGACAGTACGGTTGAGTTCGGCGCGAGCGGCGTCTATCTCACCGTCACCAGCCTGGTCGACCGTGGCCAGCGAACCACGATCTCGGCGAGTACCTCGAGCGGCGACCGTGCCTCGTTTCTCGGGACCCAGATCCGAACGCAACCCCAGCTGACAACCGGCCTCGCCGACCTCGAGTATTCCTACGAGACCGAGTTCCCGCGGCCGGCGGGCGGCTCGATCGTCACTCACGAGGGACAGGTCGAATCCACTGATTACGAGAGCGGTGGCATCGATACGGCGTCGATGCGGACGACGGGACAGCGGATCGTCGTCGGGGAGACGCGCCCGGGACAGTGGGAAGCCGAAAGCGGAGACAGCGGCGATTCCGAGGAACCCGAGTTTCCCAACACCGTCGCGGTACTGGACACGTCGGGAAGTATGGACCAGCGGGACACCGTCTCGGGAGACTCCCGAATAGCGGTGGCCAAGCAAAGCGCCCGATCGCTCGTCAACTTCGTCGAGAACGGCAACAAACTCGGCATCGTCGATTTCGATTATCGGGCAACGACGACCTCGTCACTCGAGTCACTCGACGAGGACGCTCGGGGCGTCATGAAAGACGATATCGACCGTCTCTCTCCAAGCGGGGGGACGTCGATCGGCGCGGGGCTGCGAGAAGCCCTCGATCTGCTTCGGGGCACGACCGGGCCGAAATCGATAATCTTGCTCTCGGACGGGGAACACAACGAGCCGCCGTCGCCGGATTCGATCCTGCCGGAGCTGAAGTCACTCGGCGTGACGATTTACACGATCGGGATGGGATCGTCGGCGGGGGAGACGCTCCTCGAGCGGCTCGCAGACGAAACCGGCGGCCAGTCCGCGTTCAGACCGGAACCGGGAGAGATTCGGCAGGTGTTCCAGCAGTTCTCGATTTCCGTCCAGAATCGCTCTCAGATCACTTCCGAGCGGGCGGAACTCACGGAGGGCGACACGGCTTCGGGCAGCGCCACTGTCGACGGCAGCTGTGACGAGGTGCAGTTCTCCCTCTCGTATCCCGGGAGCGAGATTACGTTGCAGCCCGAGACGCCCGCTGGTGAACCGCTCTCCGAGGGCGACGGCGTCGTTCACCGCGTCGGAGAGACGAGCGAGATCTGGACCGTCGAGGAGCCCGAAACCGGCGACTGGTCGTTCACCATGACCGGCGAACAGCTCTCCCGGCCTGAGGTGGCGACGACCGAGGTCAGTGCGGACTCGCCGATCGACGCCGACCTGTTCATCAACGATTTCCACTACGAGCAGACGGGGATGTTCCGCGTCGAGTTGAAGGCCACGAACGGAGAACGACGGTACACCGGCGGTGACGTGACGCTGACCGCAACCAACGGCGACGAGACCGCGGAGATCGCCCTCCGCGACGACCGCGGCGGTCCCGATCCGGTCGGTAACGACGGGATCTACACGGGGTATTTCCATCCGGAATCGACGGGCGAGTACACGTTTTCGGCCGCCATCACCGGCGGCGAGGTGGCCGATCTGCAGCGGGACTTCACCCGCCGACTGCAGGTCGACGAGGTGGTCGACCCCATCCGACCGTACCGCGAACGCGAGCCGCTATCGAGTGATACGTCGTCGACCGGCCTGCTCGAGCGACTCGAGCAGTACGCGCCGTTCGTCGGGATCGCCGCCGTCGGGGCGATCCTGGCCAAGCGCTACTGGCTCGGCGGAGACGACGGAGCTGGAACTACCGCCGAAATCGGCGCTGAGACCGATACCGGGAGGGATGCCGAGGCCGGGACTCACGCTGAGACCAGTACCGAGACCGGAACTGACGCCGAGGCCGATATCGAGGCCGGAACTGACGCCGAGGCCGATATCGAGGCCGGAACTGACGCCGAAGCCGATACTGAGACCGGAACTGACGCCGAGACCGGGATCGAGGTCGGAGACGCCGAGCGAGAGTAA
- a CDS encoding PLP-dependent cysteine synthase family protein → MTTHEEPADSVLETIGRTPLVRLQDGPADVPIYAKLETFNPGASIKDRIGKYMLERMLERGDVAAGGTIIEPTAGNTGIGLAIAAEQLDLDAVFVVPERFSVEKQQLMAALGAEVINTPSDDGMDGAIARAHELAAELEDAAVPQQFSNPLNTEAHYETTAPEIFEALDGRVGAVVAGCGTAGTLMGIARYALEQDPETHIVAVEPEGSVYGELLGEERAEAEYKTEGIGTHDTATNELFEPELVDAVDAVSDRAAHAELKRLAREEGHLIASSAGAASVASKRVAERIDDGDLEVPHETVVTIFPDSSERYLSKGIYRTFEEWTS, encoded by the coding sequence ATGACGACCCACGAGGAGCCGGCGGACTCGGTCCTCGAGACGATCGGTCGAACGCCGCTCGTTCGGCTGCAGGACGGGCCCGCGGACGTCCCCATCTACGCGAAACTCGAGACGTTCAATCCCGGGGCCAGTATCAAAGACCGGATCGGGAAGTACATGCTCGAGCGAATGCTCGAGCGCGGCGACGTGGCGGCCGGCGGGACGATCATCGAGCCGACCGCCGGTAACACGGGGATCGGGCTGGCGATCGCCGCCGAGCAACTGGACCTTGACGCGGTCTTCGTCGTCCCCGAGCGGTTCAGCGTCGAGAAACAGCAGCTGATGGCGGCGCTGGGCGCGGAGGTCATCAACACGCCCTCCGACGACGGCATGGACGGTGCGATCGCGCGCGCTCACGAACTCGCCGCGGAACTCGAGGACGCCGCCGTCCCCCAGCAGTTCTCGAATCCGCTGAACACGGAAGCCCACTACGAGACGACTGCACCCGAAATTTTCGAGGCGCTCGACGGTCGAGTCGGCGCGGTCGTCGCCGGCTGTGGCACCGCTGGCACGCTCATGGGGATCGCCCGCTACGCGCTCGAGCAGGATCCGGAAACCCACATCGTCGCCGTCGAGCCCGAGGGATCGGTGTACGGCGAACTCCTCGGCGAGGAGCGCGCGGAAGCCGAGTACAAGACCGAGGGCATCGGCACCCACGACACCGCGACCAACGAGCTGTTCGAGCCCGAACTGGTCGACGCGGTCGACGCCGTCTCGGATCGGGCGGCCCACGCGGAACTCAAACGGCTCGCCCGCGAGGAGGGCCACCTGATCGCCTCGAGTGCGGGTGCCGCGAGCGTGGCGTCGAAACGGGTCGCCGAACGGATCGACGACGGCGACCTCGAGGTTCCCCACGAGACGGTCGTCACGATCTTCCCCGACTCGAGCGAGCGCTACCTCTCGAAGGGGATCTACCGCACGTTCGAGGAGTGGACGTCGTAG
- a CDS encoding DUF5798 family protein, protein MGLGSTAKKIQGISDRAEAMYKQVQKLQQRITGLEEEMDETHDTVTRMDHQLTEQRALLLAIAEEQGLDGEEILAEAAIDEAELEDETDDSATDGETTAEATASDTPAE, encoded by the coding sequence ATGGGACTCGGCAGCACCGCAAAGAAGATTCAGGGCATCTCGGACCGAGCGGAAGCGATGTACAAGCAGGTACAGAAACTCCAGCAGCGTATTACGGGGCTGGAAGAGGAGATGGACGAAACCCACGACACGGTCACGCGCATGGACCACCAGCTCACCGAACAGCGCGCGCTCTTGCTCGCCATCGCCGAGGAACAGGGGCTCGACGGCGAGGAAATCCTGGCGGAGGCGGCGATCGACGAAGCCGAACTCGAGGACGAGACCGACGATTCGGCGACCGACGGGGAGACGACGGCCGAGGCTACTGCGAGCGACACGCCCGCAGAATAA
- a CDS encoding class 1 isoprenoid biosynthesis enzyme: MSRLSDPLQSEADLPPALRPKVDAYADQGGLLGAFTYFFASLETDDEELAATLASIPTDLFVASALHDDAIDEADEWGADRKQRLNEHVSVGDLAFANVAAAVAETPADVDLRPVLETVREIGSGQLAEESFDATTATVDDAIARIEERGGIWGELAVEIIAALGRYSDAQLEYLRTIATNGLFVLTVIDDLADLPEDVENGVATLPLVCFDGEPDEYRSTETLIEAVLASDVPDRLEELIAQRRAEIDAASSELSASLDRSNEALLAAAARALTWYCESICSVPVAETVAPEQRRDIRDRLTGDERSTRRYVAERVEEYRYPTAVDADEIGSTVTELPDEPVVRTAIRLQHLESIVDGVMHTTLEDALADLRTASGSVS; this comes from the coding sequence ATGAGCCGGCTGTCGGACCCCCTCCAGTCCGAAGCGGATCTGCCGCCCGCCCTACGGCCGAAAGTCGACGCCTACGCCGACCAGGGCGGCCTGTTGGGTGCGTTCACGTACTTTTTCGCGTCGCTCGAGACCGACGACGAGGAGCTCGCCGCGACGCTCGCGTCGATCCCGACCGATCTCTTCGTCGCGAGCGCGCTCCACGACGACGCGATCGACGAGGCCGACGAGTGGGGCGCGGATCGCAAGCAGCGACTGAACGAACACGTCTCGGTCGGCGACCTCGCCTTCGCGAACGTCGCCGCCGCCGTCGCCGAGACGCCGGCCGACGTCGACCTGCGCCCGGTGCTCGAGACCGTCCGCGAAATCGGGTCGGGCCAGCTCGCGGAGGAATCGTTCGACGCGACGACGGCGACCGTCGACGATGCGATCGCTCGCATCGAGGAACGCGGCGGCATCTGGGGCGAGCTCGCGGTCGAGATCATCGCGGCTCTGGGCCGCTATTCCGACGCGCAACTCGAGTACCTGCGGACGATCGCGACGAACGGCCTGTTCGTGTTGACCGTCATCGACGACCTCGCTGACCTGCCCGAAGACGTCGAGAACGGCGTCGCGACGCTGCCGCTCGTCTGCTTCGACGGGGAGCCCGACGAGTACCGCTCGACCGAGACGCTGATCGAGGCCGTCCTCGCGTCCGACGTTCCCGACCGACTCGAGGAACTCATCGCCCAGCGCCGGGCCGAAATCGACGCCGCCTCGTCCGAACTGTCCGCGTCGCTCGACCGGTCGAACGAGGCGCTGCTCGCGGCCGCCGCTCGAGCGCTGACGTGGTACTGTGAGTCGATCTGTTCGGTTCCGGTCGCCGAGACCGTCGCGCCGGAGCAGCGACGAGACATCCGCGACCGGCTGACGGGGGACGAGCGCTCGACGCGTCGGTACGTTGCCGAGCGCGTCGAAGAATACCGGTACCCGACTGCCGTCGACGCCGACGAAATCGGTTCGACCGTCACCGAACTCCCCGACGAACCGGTCGTTCGAACGGCGATCCGCCTGCAACACCTCGAGTCGATCGTCGACGGTGTGATGCACACGACCCTCGAGGACGCGCTAGCCGATCTTCGAACGGCGTCCGGGTCGGTTTCGTAA